The Pirellulales bacterium genomic sequence AGTCGAGATTCTGAGCCATTCCTTGGATGCTCCGGTCCGCCCGACCGCCGCGGTTTCGACCCGCTCGGCTGAACGTGGTAACCATCGCCAACTACCCAGCAATCTCTGCGGCGACGGGGGCCCGCGAATCGTGACTTGGAGGCGTCAGCGTACATTTGCTTGCGGCGCCTGTGCGGGCTGATTTGTGGCGGTAAGCCAAGCGAACGGCTAGACTCAAAGCACCTCCATCGCGGCCTCATTCGTGGCGGTGCCGATGAACGAAGTCACCCGCATCTTGTCCGCCGTCGAGCAAGGCGATCCACAAGCGGCCGAGCAGCTCTTGCCACTTGTCTACAACGAGCTGCGAAAGCTCGCCGCTCAGCGGCTGGCCCAGGAAAAGCCCGGGCAGACGCTTCAGGCGACAGCGCTCGTCCACGACGCTTATCTGCGCCTGGTCGGCGGAGACGCCACCCAGCACTGGAACAGTCGGGGGCACTTCTTTGCCGCCGCGGCCGAGGCCATGCGGCGGATTCTCATCGACAAGGCGCGCAAAAAGCAGCGGCTGAAACGGGGCCGTGGATTCCAGCGCGTTGATCTCGACGCCGTCGAAGTCTCCGTCGAGGAGCCGCCGGACGACCTCGTCGCGCTGGATGACGCCCTGACGAAACTCGCTCAAAAGCATCCCGACAAAGCAGCGCTGGTCAAACTGCGTTACTTTGCCGGTCTGACGATCGACGAGACCGCTCACGTGTTGGGTATTTCGCCGTCAACCGCCGATCGCCAATGGACTTACGCACGGGCGTGGCTTTACCGCCAAGTGGCCAGCGACGCCGAGCTGTAAGGCAGTCTCTGATTTCTTCGGATTTGGTTGGGGTCGTTCCGCGCCAAACGGCGCACTGTCTCATGAAGGCCCGCGCAGGCACCGCGCGTGGTGAGGTCGAAAATGGACGAAGCGTCAATTTTTCTGGAAGCGCTGCAAAAACCAGAGCCCGAAGACCGCGCTGCGTACTTGGATGGCGATTGTGCCGGAAACGCGGAGCTGCGGCGCAACGTCGAGATGCTGCTCAAGGCCGACGCGAAAGCCGGCGATTTCTTGAACAAAACTCCGGCCAATGTCGGCCCCACGATCGATCAATCTCCTGCCGATCGCCCCGGCACCGTGATCGGGCCCTACAAGCTCTTGCAGCAGATCGGCGAAGGGGGCATGGGCGTCGTCTGGATGGCCGAGCAAACGCAACCG encodes the following:
- a CDS encoding ECF-type sigma factor, producing the protein MNEVTRILSAVEQGDPQAAEQLLPLVYNELRKLAAQRLAQEKPGQTLQATALVHDAYLRLVGGDATQHWNSRGHFFAAAAEAMRRILIDKARKKQRLKRGRGFQRVDLDAVEVSVEEPPDDLVALDDALTKLAQKHPDKAALVKLRYFAGLTIDETAHVLGISPSTADRQWTYARAWLYRQVASDAEL